The nucleotide window TCGATTCAGGCCTGTCTTGATGAAACAAAACGCCGCCGCATTATTCAGCAAAAATATAATGAAGAAAATAATATCACGCCGGAAACAATTAAAAAATCAATCAGCAATGTTCTGGGTTCTATCTATGAAGCCGATTATGTGACGGTGCCTACAGGGGTTAAAGAGGAAATCGCCACATTAAAAGACGAAGATTTGCGGGCTTTAATCGCGAAACTTACAAAAGAAATGAAACAGGCTGCAAAAAATATGGAATTTGAGCACGCCGCCGAACTACGCGATGAGTTGAAAGAACTGAACAAAATTATGCTGGAGATGGGGTGAAATTTTCATCGTGAGGTATTATTCAGGCGTCGTAGCGATCTGTGAAGGGATAACACATTCATCGGCTAGTATAGCGTCTCGTAAATGTCTATACAATATGTCATTTCGAAGTCCCGCATGTGCGCGATCATACTCCGCGAGAAATCTTAATTATCGTAAGAATATACAAGATATCTCCCGCTAGTCGATATGACAATGTTTCATTGAGACACTACACTAGCAATATTTGAAAAAAGCAGAATAATAATTAAAAATGTGATAATAATTACAAAGAATTCATTATTAATAAATAAATTTTCTTTGAGGGATATGAGTAACCTGATTCGATTGTGCCGGATTATCGCTTTCTCAGCATTCTTTGTTCTTTTATCCATATTTATTTGGGGTTGCCAAAGCAGATATGAAGGGTTGGATACTAGTGTCTATCAATACCGCGACACAAAAGACCTTGTTAAATTTGTTTATGACGCCTCTCTGATAGTTAAAAAGGATGGTTTAAAAAGTCTGGAATATTTTCGCAATAACCGCCAGCTTAATTTTACGCCCGATCGCTACCTTTACATTTATGATATGAAGGGCGTGAATATCTATCACGCCGGTATGCCGAATCTTGAAGGTAAGAACCTTTGGAATCTCACAGATAAAAACGGCAAAAAACCGATTCAAATGGTGGTTGCCGCCTTAGCTGATAAAAACAATCCTCATGCCTGGGTTCATTATTCCTGGTGGGAGCCTGGTAAATTCTATCCCGTCCCCAAGTCGTCCTGTCATTTCAAAGTTACAACTCCTGAAGGTCGGGAGGTATTCGTCGGCGGCGGTTTGAATTATCCTCACGAAGAAAAAGAATTCATCAGGATTATCGTCGATGATGCCGCTCAGTTGATTAAAGAAAAAGGAGAATCAGCTCTTTCCGAGATAGCTGACCCTGCCTCTCATTACAATTTCCGGGATGTGAAAGTATTTGCTTTTACCCCGGAGGGTAAACTATTTATTTCACCGGTGATGAACGATAGTCTTACTGAGTTCAAACTAATGGATTGTACCGATGAAATGGGACATAAACCTTTCGAGAAAGCATTGAGAGAACTAAAAAATAAAGATTCAGTTTGGGAGATCTTTCTTGCCAAGAACCGCTATCAGCGGACACTTGTCAAGAAAAGTTTATATCTGCGTAAAACATATATAGCCGGTCAGGAGATCTATGTGGGTGCGATAACGGAACTTCCCCAACCACCGATATGATTGAGGAACCTTAATGCCAGAAAATAATAAATATGAGTATTCTGTAAATGAAGTGCCGCCGGTAGGGCATTTGTTATTGTCGGCGTTTCAGCATGTTCTGATAATGGTTGTCGCAATCGGCATACCGATAATTTTCGCCGGTCAGCTCAATGAAACACCGGCATTTACTGCTTCACTGGTTACATTTTCCATGCTTGCCTCGGGTATCGGGTCTATTATACAGGCGCTAAGGCTGCCTTATCTGGGCTCCGGTTATTTATGTCCGAATCTTTGCGGTCCTTCTTATTTAAGTCTTTCGCTTTCTGCGGCATGGATTGGCGGTCTGCCTTTGATGCGCGGTATAACTATCGTTGCCGGTGTGATCGAAATATTTCTCGCGCCGGTAATTCAAAAATTGAAAAGCGTATTTCCGATATACGTTGTCGGTCTTGTTGTCGCACTGGTCGGAATCAGCATTGTTCAGATTTCAATTACATCGTTTTTCGGTCTTACTTTTCAAGGTGACGCCATACGCAACATAGATATTTTAATCGGAGGCGTTTCATTATTAATAATGGTTTTCTGCAATATCTGGGGCAGGGGATTTGTAAAGGTTTATTGTTTGATTATCGGAATTTTCTCGGGCTGGATTCTGGCTCTGATACTCGTTCCCGAGAATTGGCAAAATCTGATTTCGGTAACAAACGGTCCGCTTTTCGCGATGCCGCAATTTCATTCTCTTCTCAACCCGATAACCTTCCATTTCAATCTGATGATTCCGTTAATTGTTATTGCCATCGGCAGTACTTTGAAAACATTTGGTAATCTTCTGGCAGCGCAAAAGATGTCGGAACCTGAACTTAAAGAAGTTAATTTTGTACCTATCCGTAACGGTATTATCGCTGACGGTCTTGCGACATCAATATCTGGATTATTGGGCTCAATGGCAGTTGATACATCATCCAGCAACATCGGTCTGGCCGGTGCTACCAAGGTGCTCAGCCGTTGGATCAGCGTTGTGGCTGGAGCGATTTTTATTGTGCTTGCTTTTTTCCCGATGCTGACCAACGCTCTTTCGCATATACCCAAGCCTGTTTTGGGTGCTTCGCTTATTTTCAGCGGATGTTTTATGATTTGCGCCGGATTAATACAGATGCTGAACGAAAATTGGGATCAGCGTAAAACTTTTGTGGTTGGGATCGCTTTATTTTTTGGCTTGAGCACCGCTTTTCTGCCTTCGCTTTACGCCCGGGCGCCAAAGCTTATCCAGACATTCTTTACAGATCCATTACCGACAGCAACGATCCTTGCCGTAATCCTGAATCAAGTTTTTAACCTGGACATACTTTACAAAAAAATAAGAAAAAAAGATTAGCTTGTTTCATCCAGAAATATTCATAACGATTAAAAGAATTGTACGCCATGTCAGAAAACATCGTGTTAAAAGAAAAAATGACTTCCGCTCCGCGCTTTCCAGGGGTGTATATAATGAGAGATGCGCAAGGAAAGATTATCTATGTCGGTAAGGCCAACGATTTAAAAAGTCGAATCAGTTCTTATTTTACCGGTAAGGATACACGGCCCATGGCGCCTTTTCTAATGGCGCGTGTTCATGATATTGACTTCATTACAACATCCACGGAAAAAGAAGCGCTGATATTTGAAAACAATTTAATCAAGCGTCATCGTCCCCGTTATAACGTAACTTTTCGCGACGATAAAACTTATTATCATTTATTGCTTGATCCTGCGGAGAGGTTTCCACGCCTGCAACTGGTGCGTAAACGATTAAAGGATGCTGCACTTTATTTCGGCCCTTACCCTTCGGGACTGGCGGCAAAAGAAACTTTACGTTTTGTCCAGCAGGTCTTTCCTTTGCGTTCCTGCCGTAATCGTGATTTTAAATTGCGTCCAAGGCCTTGTCTGGAATATCAGATGGGAAGATGTCTTGCGCCATGTAAAGGATTAGTAGATGAAAAATCGTACAGGAAACTCGTTGAAAGTGTCGTAGCGTTTTTACAGGGGCGTCGCCGCGAATTGATTTCTGAATTGAAGAAACAAATGAATGAGGCGTCGCAGGATCTTAATTACGAAGAAGCGGCGTGCTTGCGTGACCGGATTGCCTTTCTGGAGCAAGTGCTGGAAAAGCAAAACGTTGACTGGGGTGTTGAAAAAGATCAGGATATCGTAGGTCTTTACGAACAGGATGATAATTATCAGATTTGTATTTTGTTTGTGCGTGAAGGAAAGCTTCTGGGCAGCAAATCATTCATACCGATTAAAGTAAAAACGGATACGGTTGAAGTTGTTTCATCGTGCCTGATTCAGTATTATGACAGTGACGTCGGCATTCCCGATGAAATTATCATCCCCTGCCGTTTGCCGGATGAACAAGTAATTATTGAATGGCTGACAGAAAAGAAAAATAGAAAAGTGACACTGACGGTGCCTTCTATTGGAACAAAAAACGCTCTTCTGGATATGGCTAGTGACAACGCCAGAAACCTCTGGGAGGCAGCGCACAAAAGTCGCCAGCAGAAAACGGCAGCGCTGCAAATTCTTCAGGAAAAATTATCGCTGTCAAAACTGCCGCGACGAATGGAATGCTACGACATTTCCAATATCAGCGGAAAGCATGCCGTAGGTTCAATGGTTGTTTTTCAGGATGGAGAACCGGATAAGAACAGCTACCGGCGTTATCGGATAAAGACTCTCTCTGAACCTGACGATTACACGATGATGTATGAAGTTCTTTCACGCCGGTTTGCAAGTAGAGAAAATCTGCCGGATTTCGTTGTTGTTGACGGTGGTAAGGGACAGCTTAATGTTGCTCTTTTAGTGTTGAAAGATTTGAAAATCAAGATAGATGTTATAGGGTTGGCTAAGGAGGAGCGTGCCACGCCGTCCGGCAAAGGAGTTCTAAAAAAGAAAGCCGGAAAGTCGGAAGATCGAGTTTATCTGCCGGGACGCAAGGATGCCGTTTTCTTATCTACTTGGCCGCAGGCATTACGGGTTCTTCAACAAGTACGCGATGAAGCGCATCGCTTCGCTTTGAGTTATCACCACCAGGTAAAACGAAAAAATGATCTGCTTTCGATTCTTGATAATATTCCTGATGTAGGTGAAGAGCGCAAGAAAGCATTATTGAAACATTTCGGTTCAGGCAAGCAAGTAAAAGAATCATCTCTGGATGAATTGCAAAAAGTGCAGGGAATTGGTAAAGAATTAGCTGAAAAAATTTATAATGCTTTGAATAAATAGGATATGTCACTGAATGTCCTCCGCTGGCGGAGGTGTCACGCAGTGACGGAGGTGGATAAAGAACTTCCAGTCTGTAACTTGGCTGAAAATTACCTCTGCATTAACACATCCACCCCCTTAATCCCCCGCCAGCGGGGGACATTTACAGTTAAAAGACCGTCAATTAAATTAAAACGTGAAAGTGATTATTTAATATGAGTTTGATAACAATTATTATTCTGGCTATTGGACTGGGCGTGGATGCATTTTCCGTGGCGATAGGCATCGGTGCCGCTAATGGTAAAAAATCATGGGCCCCGGTGTTGAGACTGGCGGCGGCTTTTGGTATTTTTCAGTTTGTCATGCCTATTATCGGCTGGATGGCCGGTCTGACAGTCGTCGAAATCATAGCGTCGTTCGATCACTGGATCGCTTTTACGCTACTGGCTTTGGTCGGTGGAAAAATGATCTGGGAGGGATTCGAAAAAGAAAACGATGAGGAGAAAGCGGATCAGACGCTCGGTTGGCCACTGCTGATGCTTTCCATTGCCACCAGTATTGACGCACTTGCTGTGGGATTCAGCTTTTCCGTTCTGAAAACTCCAATTTTACTGCCGGCGGTGATTATCGGCATTGTGTGTTTTCTGATGACAGTTACAGGTATGATCTTCGGTAAGGTGCTGGCGAAAATATTCGGTAAAAAAGTAGAAATATTCGGTGGCTTGGTTTTAGTCGCAATCG belongs to Deltaproteobacteria bacterium HGW-Deltaproteobacteria-2 and includes:
- a CDS encoding calcium:proton antiporter — protein: MSNLIRLCRIIAFSAFFVLLSIFIWGCQSRYEGLDTSVYQYRDTKDLVKFVYDASLIVKKDGLKSLEYFRNNRQLNFTPDRYLYIYDMKGVNIYHAGMPNLEGKNLWNLTDKNGKKPIQMVVAALADKNNPHAWVHYSWWEPGKFYPVPKSSCHFKVTTPEGREVFVGGGLNYPHEEKEFIRIIVDDAAQLIKEKGESALSEIADPASHYNFRDVKVFAFTPEGKLFISPVMNDSLTEFKLMDCTDEMGHKPFEKALRELKNKDSVWEIFLAKNRYQRTLVKKSLYLRKTYIAGQEIYVGAITELPQPPI
- a CDS encoding excinuclease ABC subunit C, which translates into the protein MSENIVLKEKMTSAPRFPGVYIMRDAQGKIIYVGKANDLKSRISSYFTGKDTRPMAPFLMARVHDIDFITTSTEKEALIFENNLIKRHRPRYNVTFRDDKTYYHLLLDPAERFPRLQLVRKRLKDAALYFGPYPSGLAAKETLRFVQQVFPLRSCRNRDFKLRPRPCLEYQMGRCLAPCKGLVDEKSYRKLVESVVAFLQGRRRELISELKKQMNEASQDLNYEEAACLRDRIAFLEQVLEKQNVDWGVEKDQDIVGLYEQDDNYQICILFVREGKLLGSKSFIPIKVKTDTVEVVSSCLIQYYDSDVGIPDEIIIPCRLPDEQVIIEWLTEKKNRKVTLTVPSIGTKNALLDMASDNARNLWEAAHKSRQQKTAALQILQEKLSLSKLPRRMECYDISNISGKHAVGSMVVFQDGEPDKNSYRRYRIKTLSEPDDYTMMYEVLSRRFASRENLPDFVVVDGGKGQLNVALLVLKDLKIKIDVIGLAKEERATPSGKGVLKKKAGKSEDRVYLPGRKDAVFLSTWPQALRVLQQVRDEAHRFALSYHHQVKRKNDLLSILDNIPDVGEERKKALLKHFGSGKQVKESSLDELQKVQGIGKELAEKIYNALNK
- a CDS encoding xanthine permease, coding for MPENNKYEYSVNEVPPVGHLLLSAFQHVLIMVVAIGIPIIFAGQLNETPAFTASLVTFSMLASGIGSIIQALRLPYLGSGYLCPNLCGPSYLSLSLSAAWIGGLPLMRGITIVAGVIEIFLAPVIQKLKSVFPIYVVGLVVALVGISIVQISITSFFGLTFQGDAIRNIDILIGGVSLLIMVFCNIWGRGFVKVYCLIIGIFSGWILALILVPENWQNLISVTNGPLFAMPQFHSLLNPITFHFNLMIPLIVIAIGSTLKTFGNLLAAQKMSEPELKEVNFVPIRNGIIADGLATSISGLLGSMAVDTSSSNIGLAGATKVLSRWISVVAGAIFIVLAFFPMLTNALSHIPKPVLGASLIFSGCFMICAGLIQMLNENWDQRKTFVVGIALFFGLSTAFLPSLYARAPKLIQTFFTDPLPTATILAVILNQVFNLDILYKKIRKKD